One genomic region from Bacillus aquiflavi encodes:
- a CDS encoding peroxiredoxin family protein, whose protein sequence is MKKFLIGAAILIAVLFVIDKTILKEKGIAVKINEHEKYEKAKNPSELPIGLEKGERAPDFTLTDLKGNTVKLSDFKGKKVMLNFWASWCPPCKAEMPYMEQIYKKYKKEDIEIVAVNLTATEKKADDVTHFVEEYGLTFTIPLDEQGEVSAQYGVMAYPTSYFIDTDGVIRSKAIGAVSEDQMLKELLKLQ, encoded by the coding sequence ATGAAAAAGTTTCTCATCGGTGCAGCTATTTTAATCGCGGTTTTGTTTGTTATTGATAAAACTATTTTAAAAGAGAAAGGAATAGCTGTTAAGATTAATGAGCATGAAAAATATGAAAAAGCAAAAAATCCGAGTGAGCTGCCGATCGGCTTAGAAAAAGGTGAACGAGCACCAGACTTTACATTGACAGATTTAAAAGGAAATACAGTTAAATTGAGTGACTTCAAAGGAAAAAAAGTAATGCTCAATTTTTGGGCAAGTTGGTGTCCGCCTTGTAAAGCGGAAATGCCTTATATGGAACAAATATATAAGAAATATAAAAAAGAAGACATTGAAATTGTTGCTGTCAATTTAACAGCAACAGAAAAAAAAGCTGACGATGTTACTCATTTTGTCGAGGAATACGGACTAACTTTTACAATTCCACTTGATGAACAAGGGGAAGTAAGTGCCCAATACGGAGTAATGGCCTACCCAACCAGTTATTTTATTGATACGGATGGCGTTATCCGCAGTAAAGCAATCGGAGCTGTAAGCGAGGACCAGATGTTAAAAGAGTTGCTAAAGCTTCAATAA
- a CDS encoding DedA family protein, with amino-acid sequence MIAVETFVLTIFEYLAELGYFGIALGLMIEVIPSKIVLSYGGFLISIGKINFFGAFLAGVIGGTLAQIFLYWLGLYGGRPFLNRFGNYLFINERQLNAAEAWFDRYGTGVIFTARFIPVIRHAISIPAGISKMPLSQFTVYTVAAIIPWTVLFLLLGMELGEHWHNIKDYARPFLKPIIFLTIVSASIYFIYTNWKKKHNR; translated from the coding sequence ATGATAGCAGTGGAAACATTTGTATTAACCATTTTCGAATATTTAGCGGAACTTGGGTATTTTGGAATTGCACTCGGTTTAATGATTGAAGTGATTCCAAGCAAAATTGTTTTAAGCTATGGAGGGTTTTTAATTAGTATTGGAAAAATTAATTTTTTTGGTGCTTTTTTAGCAGGGGTAATTGGCGGAACGCTTGCACAAATCTTTTTATACTGGTTAGGCTTATACGGAGGAAGACCTTTTCTGAATCGCTTCGGAAATTATTTATTCATTAATGAACGTCAGCTTAATGCGGCGGAAGCTTGGTTTGATCGATACGGAACAGGAGTGATTTTTACCGCAAGATTTATTCCTGTCATCCGCCATGCGATTTCAATTCCAGCGGGGATTAGTAAAATGCCGCTTTCACAATTCACCGTTTATACAGTTGCAGCGATCATTCCTTGGACTGTGCTCTTTTTACTGCTTGGCATGGAGCTTGGTGAGCATTGGCACAACATAAAAGATTATGCCCGTCCATTTCTAAAACCAATTATATTTTTGACAATCGTTTCTGCCTCTATTTATTTTATTTATACAAACTGGAAAAAGAAGCACAATCGTTAA
- a CDS encoding YdcF family protein, whose protein sequence is MKKKLILLVLFIVIMMISYFHLQIMTTASKTPPGEVDYLIVLGAKVNGEEMSPSLYNRAQKALEYLQNNLDTKVILTGGQGPDEGIAEAEALRRFFEKEGLQKDRILIEDRSTSTYENLLFTKKLYGIEKAVIVSNDFHLYRSVKLAEKLKIEAYPLAAETPATKKKKNIHVFKRICSNLENVHFW, encoded by the coding sequence TTGAAAAAGAAGCTTATTTTACTAGTGCTTTTTATCGTAATCATGATGATTTCTTATTTTCACTTACAGATCATGACGACTGCAAGCAAGACGCCGCCGGGGGAAGTTGACTATTTAATTGTGTTAGGAGCAAAGGTGAATGGAGAAGAGATGTCCCCTAGCTTATATAATCGAGCGCAAAAAGCTCTTGAATATTTACAAAATAATTTGGATACAAAAGTCATTTTAACTGGCGGTCAAGGTCCTGACGAAGGGATTGCAGAAGCTGAAGCGCTACGGAGATTTTTTGAAAAGGAAGGGCTCCAAAAAGATCGTATTTTAATTGAGGATCGATCTACCTCTACTTATGAAAATTTATTATTTACAAAAAAGCTGTATGGAATTGAAAAAGCAGTTATTGTCAGTAATGATTTCCATTTATATCGTTCTGTTAAGTTAGCAGAAAAATTGAAAATTGAAGCCTATCCATTAGCCGCAGAAACACCGGCAACGAAAAAAAAAAAAAATATTCATGTATTTAAGAGAATATGCAGCAATCTTGAAAATGTTCATTTTTGGTAA
- a CDS encoding PLD nuclease N-terminal domain-containing protein: protein MELLQSINWALLLPFVVIQFILLIIAIIDLVRSKNTNGPKWVWALVILCISIIGPIVYFIFGRRND, encoded by the coding sequence GTGGAATTATTACAATCGATTAATTGGGCTTTGCTATTACCATTTGTCGTGATCCAATTTATTCTTTTAATCATTGCCATTATTGATTTAGTTCGAAGTAAAAACACAAATGGTCCTAAATGGGTGTGGGCACTCGTCATTTTATGCATTAGTATTATCGGTCCAATTGTTTATTTCATCTTTGGAAGGAGAAATGATTAA
- a CDS encoding ABC transporter ATP-binding protein: MAVIKVKGLSKRFQNKEVVKGIDFLLKKGKCIALLGPNGAGKTTTLLMLAGLMKSSSGTILFEDVKKGSDIRKYIGYLPQHPVFYDWMTGREFLEYVGKLAGLSSSLAQERALELLELVDILDAKNRKIGNYSGGMRQRLGIAQAIIHRPQLVMLDEPVSALDPFGRREVLTLLEKLKKETTILFSTHILNDAEEVCDEILFLHNGQIVESGTMDELRDKHQQAKIDFVFHKKTEEYVRSFTDQHLISSIIVDGNKASVIVTDVDAAKSAFLNEISEKNWPLVKFEISKITLEDVFMKVVQK; the protein is encoded by the coding sequence ATGGCTGTAATCAAAGTTAAAGGCTTATCAAAAAGATTTCAAAATAAAGAAGTAGTAAAAGGAATTGACTTTCTCTTAAAGAAGGGGAAATGTATTGCCTTATTGGGACCAAACGGTGCAGGAAAAACAACAACACTTCTCATGCTTGCTGGATTAATGAAGTCATCAAGTGGAACAATTCTGTTTGAAGATGTTAAGAAGGGGAGCGATATTCGCAAATATATCGGTTATCTTCCGCAGCACCCTGTTTTTTACGATTGGATGACAGGACGGGAATTTCTTGAGTATGTTGGGAAACTAGCTGGTTTATCTAGCAGTCTTGCACAAGAAAGGGCATTGGAACTACTTGAACTCGTTGATATTTTAGATGCGAAAAACCGCAAAATCGGTAATTATTCAGGAGGAATGAGACAGCGTTTAGGAATTGCACAAGCGATTATTCATCGGCCACAGCTCGTGATGCTTGATGAACCTGTATCTGCTTTAGATCCATTTGGTCGCCGTGAAGTGTTGACGCTATTAGAAAAACTAAAAAAAGAAACAACGATATTATTTTCTACTCATATTTTAAATGACGCCGAAGAAGTTTGTGATGAAATTTTATTTCTTCATAACGGTCAAATTGTCGAATCAGGAACGATGGATGAGCTTCGTGACAAACATCAACAAGCGAAAATTGATTTTGTGTTTCATAAAAAAACAGAGGAATACGTACGTTCCTTCACAGATCAGCACCTCATTTCTTCAATCATTGTTGATGGAAATAAAGCAAGTGTCATCGTCACAGATGTAGATGCAGCTAAATCAGCATTTCTTAATGAAATTTCAGAAAAAAACTGGCCGCTAGTAAAGTTTGAAATTAGTAAAATCACACTTGAAGATGTTTTTATGAAGGTGGTGCAAAAATAA
- a CDS encoding F390 synthetase-related protein — MSTVKIVSEYVKQKYFRRFHSRDEVKRYQEKKIKKHLNFVLKNSPFYRELYKNHLHHGRIEDWRSLPIIDKQMMMEHFNKLNIVGIKKEEAFDMAIQAEEDRNFSPTKNGITIGLSSGTSGNRGLFIVSPSERERWAGVILAKLLPHSLLHKHKNAFFLRANSNLYTTTQSKRIQFCFFDLMDDLSKHMNTLNQYEPSVLVAPPSMLRFLGKELNKGTLNISPEKVISVAEVLDPIDEQFLQTVFQKQIHQVYQCTEGFLACTCEHGTLHINEDIVAIEKEYLHNDKGRFFPIITDFSRTSQPIIRYRLNDILTEEEKPCPCGSPFMALKQIEGRADDIFYLKEKNGNGLKAIFPDFFRRAMMTASNEIEEYRLVQESIQQISVQLKLKSASEINESVTKSITAICQHFSVEAPKLVFKRYDFLPGEKKLRRIERSHFPIDKDKII; from the coding sequence ATGAGTACAGTTAAGATTGTTTCAGAGTATGTAAAGCAAAAATATTTTCGCCGTTTTCATTCACGCGATGAGGTGAAAAGATACCAAGAAAAAAAGATTAAAAAGCATTTAAACTTTGTCCTAAAGAACTCTCCCTTTTATAGGGAGCTTTATAAAAATCATCTCCATCATGGGAGAATAGAAGATTGGCGAAGCCTTCCGATCATTGATAAACAAATGATGATGGAGCATTTTAATAAATTGAATATAGTGGGCATTAAAAAAGAAGAAGCTTTTGACATGGCAATTCAGGCCGAGGAAGACCGGAATTTTTCGCCTACGAAAAACGGGATTACAATCGGTCTTTCCTCGGGGACGTCAGGAAATAGAGGTCTGTTTATCGTATCTCCATCAGAGCGGGAACGTTGGGCTGGAGTGATTTTAGCTAAATTGCTTCCTCACAGTCTTTTACATAAACATAAAAACGCCTTTTTTTTAAGGGCGAATAGTAACTTATATACGACTACGCAATCAAAGCGAATTCAGTTTTGCTTCTTTGACTTAATGGATGATCTTTCGAAACATATGAATACGTTAAATCAATACGAACCTTCTGTATTAGTCGCGCCTCCGTCGATGTTAAGGTTTCTAGGAAAAGAGTTAAATAAAGGTACATTGAACATTTCACCCGAAAAAGTGATTTCTGTTGCTGAAGTACTTGATCCTATTGATGAACAGTTTTTACAAACAGTTTTTCAAAAACAAATCCATCAAGTATACCAATGCACAGAAGGGTTTCTTGCTTGCACATGTGAACACGGCACGCTCCATATAAATGAAGATATCGTTGCCATTGAGAAAGAGTACTTACATAATGATAAAGGGAGATTTTTCCCAATTATTACCGATTTTTCACGAACAAGTCAACCGATTATTCGCTATCGGCTTAATGATATTTTAACGGAGGAAGAAAAGCCTTGTCCATGCGGCTCCCCTTTCATGGCTCTTAAACAAATTGAAGGAAGGGCGGATGATATTTTTTATTTAAAGGAGAAAAACGGAAACGGTTTAAAAGCAATCTTCCCTGATTTCTTTCGCCGTGCAATGATGACAGCATCTAATGAGATCGAGGAATATCGGCTTGTTCAAGAAAGTATTCAACAAATCTCTGTTCAGCTAAAGTTAAAATCTGCATCTGAAATAAATGAAAGTGTAACAAAGTCAATTACCGCCATTTGTCAGCATTTTTCAGTAGAAGCTCCTAAACTTGTTTTCAAGCGATATGACTTTTTACCAGGAGAAAAGAAACTTCGACGGATTGAAAGGAGTCATTTTCCTATTGACAAAGATAAAATTATATAG
- a CDS encoding transposase has product MERIFYSVAHEKAKEQEAFIHERQKDHEITLSLDEVAVRKGHTYETVLYDADLGVVMGMHQNRHCASTMELLSVKNVVIDTHS; this is encoded by the coding sequence GTGGAACGTATTTTCTATTCGGTTGCTCATGAAAAAGCAAAGGAACAGGAGGCATTCATCCATGAAAGGCAAAAAGATCATGAAATCACGTTAAGCTTGGATGAAGTGGCCGTTCGAAAGGGACATACCTATGAGACCGTTCTTTATGATGCTGATTTAGGGGTGGTGATGGGTATGCATCAAAATCGTCATTGTGCCTCTACTATGGAACTTTTGTCAGTAAAAAACGTGGTGATTGATACCCATTCATAA
- a CDS encoding AHH domain-containing protein, giving the protein MFSVKSEGKKVTNTNRLIPGKPGVVTGGNSTKLGKNLLESMGLPSSVSWKGYQAQHIIPKNLKNHPVLKKIGIEMDHAKNGIFLLIPTKDPSALSRHRGFHSIYNNVVKDQLDKLNINRSVDELEKQVFELQQILKKGTESGLPLYKSKVLEIGIEKFYKTRLNEEIKIWQRGGGATEELWERWINK; this is encoded by the coding sequence ATGTTTTCGGTGAAGAGTGAAGGTAAGAAGGTAACTAATACTAATAGACTTATTCCAGGTAAACCAGGTGTTGTTACAGGAGGAAATTCTACAAAATTAGGGAAAAATTTATTGGAATCCATGGGTCTTCCTAGTTCTGTATCATGGAAGGGGTATCAAGCACAACATATTATACCTAAAAACTTAAAGAATCATCCTGTATTAAAGAAAATTGGAATAGAAATGGATCATGCTAAAAATGGGATATTTTTACTAATTCCCACAAAAGACCCAAGTGCTTTGTCTAGACATAGAGGATTTCATAGTATATATAATAATGTTGTTAAAGATCAACTAGATAAGTTAAATATTAATCGAAGCGTTGATGAGCTAGAAAAACAAGTATTCGAATTACAACAAATATTAAAAAAGGGAACAGAGAGCGGCTTGCCTTTGTACAAGTCAAAAGTCTTGGAGATCGGTATTGAAAAATTTTATAAAACAAGACTAAATGAAGAAATAAAGATTTGGCAAAGAGGTGGCGGTGCTACTGAAGAACTTTGGGAAAGGTGGATAAATAAATGA
- a CDS encoding transposase family protein: MFSVLLELPEFKVVKREIFDTHYFVHVEKKERKERCVYCGFHSSSVHDRRTRKVRDLFVLNKPIFLIIHMKRYRCQNCKEVFSSSFLICRITSALYPSFSPVYL, from the coding sequence ATGTTTTCCGTGTTACTAGAATTGCCAGAATTTAAAGTAGTTAAACGTGAGATTTTTGATACGCATTATTTTGTTCATGTAGAGAAAAAAGAAAGAAAAGAGCGCTGCGTCTATTGTGGATTTCATTCCTCGTCTGTCCATGATAGAAGGACAAGAAAAGTACGTGATTTATTTGTATTAAACAAACCAATATTTCTCATTATTCACATGAAAAGATATCGGTGCCAAAACTGTAAAGAAGTCTTTTCTTCTTCTTTTTTGATCTGTAGGATCACATCAGCACTATACCCATCGTTTTCGCCAGTTTATCTATGA
- a CDS encoding MBL fold metallo-hydrolase codes for MEKVTMKLFQTGYCVNLERMVLRGGSFKKVSFPALVALMTHPKYGHILFDTGYASHFFTASRSFPYSIYPKMTPIHFQDGDGIKDQLAKEGISSDDISYIFISHFHGDHLGGLLDFPTTTFLCSKKAYEFVKGKKGIDALKNAFLPELLPKDFEQRVIYIDEEKTVSLPEAFSPFKEGWDVFHDGSFFAVDLTGHAIGQLGLFLHDEVRGEVFLCADACWQSQAFRESVLPSKLAYLMMPDIKSFKKNLKKIHELQKQNNNILILPTHCTEIWGKSYEYS; via the coding sequence ATGGAAAAAGTAACGATGAAATTATTTCAGACAGGTTATTGCGTGAATCTTGAAAGAATGGTGTTAAGAGGAGGAAGCTTTAAAAAAGTTTCCTTTCCGGCATTAGTAGCGTTAATGACTCATCCTAAATATGGACATATATTATTTGACACTGGGTATGCCAGTCACTTTTTTACTGCAAGTAGATCATTTCCTTATTCAATTTATCCGAAAATGACCCCGATTCATTTTCAGGATGGGGATGGAATCAAGGATCAGTTAGCAAAAGAGGGGATAAGTTCAGACGACATTTCCTACATATTTATTTCTCATTTCCATGGGGATCACCTTGGCGGTCTTTTAGATTTTCCAACGACGACTTTTTTATGTTCTAAAAAAGCATATGAATTTGTGAAGGGTAAAAAAGGAATTGACGCATTAAAAAATGCTTTTCTTCCAGAGCTATTGCCAAAAGATTTTGAGCAGAGGGTTATTTATATTGATGAAGAAAAAACGGTAAGCTTGCCTGAAGCTTTTTCCCCTTTTAAGGAAGGCTGGGATGTATTTCATGACGGGAGTTTTTTTGCTGTCGATTTGACTGGTCATGCGATCGGTCAGCTCGGTTTATTTTTACATGATGAGGTGAGAGGGGAAGTCTTTTTATGTGCTGATGCCTGTTGGCAAAGTCAAGCATTTCGCGAAAGTGTTTTACCGAGTAAGCTCGCTTATTTGATGATGCCGGATATTAAAAGTTTCAAAAAAAATTTAAAAAAAATACACGAATTACAAAAACAAAACAACAATATTTTAATTTTGCCCACTCATTGTACTGAAATATGGGGGAAGTCGTATGAGTACAGTTAA
- a CDS encoding undecaprenyl-diphosphate phosphatase: MSKIEAFFLGVIQGLTEFLPISSTGHLYLGRHLFGLDEAGLFLDTMLHVGTLLAVLVVYKHELVKIVRNPFCKLSFLLIIGTIPAVIIGFLFNDFFDSISKTGVTIGWEFLFTGLILWMADGIRNGAKKMEHIGYKDAFFIGTFQAAAILPAVSRSGLTIAAGLFRKLDRETAAYFSFLLSIPAIGGGVILQFKEMFTGQVEHISFSSLFVATLTSAIFGYLAVVWMIQFLKRKSLKLFAIYVWILGMTILTLQATGAF; the protein is encoded by the coding sequence ATGTCAAAAATAGAAGCTTTTTTTCTAGGTGTCATTCAAGGTTTAACAGAATTTTTGCCGATCTCAAGCACAGGACATCTATATTTAGGAAGACATTTGTTCGGTTTAGACGAAGCGGGGTTGTTTCTTGATACGATGTTGCATGTTGGGACACTACTAGCTGTTCTTGTTGTTTACAAACATGAACTCGTTAAAATAGTAAGAAATCCATTTTGCAAATTATCATTTTTATTAATCATTGGGACGATTCCTGCCGTCATCATTGGATTTCTCTTTAATGATTTTTTTGACTCGATATCAAAAACAGGGGTTACGATTGGATGGGAATTTTTATTTACCGGTCTTATTTTATGGATGGCAGACGGGATTCGTAATGGGGCAAAAAAAATGGAGCATATCGGGTATAAAGATGCCTTCTTTATTGGTACCTTTCAAGCCGCAGCCATTCTTCCGGCTGTATCGCGCTCAGGCTTAACGATTGCCGCTGGTCTATTCCGCAAACTTGATCGTGAAACAGCTGCTTATTTTTCATTTCTGCTATCTATCCCCGCAATTGGCGGCGGGGTCATTCTCCAATTCAAAGAAATGTTTACTGGTCAAGTTGAGCATATTTCATTTAGCAGTTTATTTGTTGCTACTTTAACGTCAGCCATTTTCGGTTATTTAGCAGTAGTTTGGATGATTCAATTTTTAAAAAGAAAGTCTTTAAAGTTATTTGCCATTTATGTTTGGATTTTAGGGATGACAATTTTAACTCTTCAAGCAACAGGGGCTTTTTAA
- a CDS encoding AHH domain-containing protein: MITEMGLKRSTKWSGYQAQHIIPSEMADNPVIKKIGMNFDDSSNGIFLRVPDDNISTMARHRGYHSVYNEVVARALNKMDINQSIDSLQKQVYDLQKKLRKLQGNGLPLYPSQGATVELWERKLKQLEIQNK; the protein is encoded by the coding sequence ATGATAACAGAAATGGGGCTTAAACGTTCAACAAAATGGAGTGGATATCAAGCACAGCATATTATTCCTTCTGAAATGGCAGATAACCCTGTAATTAAAAAGATAGGTATGAACTTTGATGATTCATCAAACGGTATTTTTCTAAGAGTACCAGATGATAATATAAGTACAATGGCTAGACACAGAGGATATCATTCTGTTTACAATGAAGTAGTTGCAAGAGCATTAAATAAAATGGATATTAACCAAAGTATTGATAGTTTACAAAAGCAGGTATATGATTTGCAAAAAAAATTAAGAAAATTACAGGGGAATGGTTTACCATTGTACCCAAGCCAAGGTGCAACAGTAGAACTTTGGGAAAGAAAGCTAAAACAATTGGAAATACAAAATAAGTAA
- the tnpB gene encoding IS66 family insertion sequence element accessory protein TnpB (TnpB, as the term is used for proteins encoded by IS66 family insertion elements, is considered an accessory protein, since TnpC, encoded by a neighboring gene, is a DDE family transposase.), translated as MKHDYTDVKNIYIICGKTDMRKGIDGLATLIQDSFELDPYGDSIFLFAGWKKDRYKCLYFDGDGFAMLYKRLDNGKLQWPKDEQAVRNLSQKELRWLLEGLSIQQPKAIQPSPKGTF; from the coding sequence GTGAAACATGATTATACGGATGTGAAAAATATCTATATTATCTGTGGGAAAACGGATATGCGGAAGGGGATTGACGGATTGGCTACTCTAATTCAAGATTCTTTTGAATTAGACCCCTATGGCGACTCTATATTCTTATTTGCCGGATGGAAGAAAGATAGATATAAATGTCTGTATTTCGATGGGGATGGCTTCGCCATGCTCTATAAACGACTGGACAATGGTAAGCTACAATGGCCTAAAGATGAACAAGCAGTTCGTAATCTATCTCAGAAGGAGCTCAGGTGGTTGCTTGAGGGGTTATCCATTCAGCAGCCAAAGGCCATTCAACCATCGCCAAAAGGCACGTTCTGA
- a CDS encoding ABC transporter permease, with product MNRLKTFFTQYRLFFLFFITTIFIWELAVQLEKVPSFIIPAPSAILLMIIEHKQSLFGEHLTATLKEVALGFMIALIGGSSLAVAMFFSKSIEKMLYPVVLISQTIPIIALSPVFVLWFGYTIWSKVAVTVLITFFPIVVSTYDGLKNSDPEYTELLKSMGASRWQLFTKIQIPMALPSFFSGLKLAIVFSVVGATIGEWLGASEGLGYYSRRMSGNLNAEGVFAAVTILSFLGMSFFLLVTILERRILKWKLEKKR from the coding sequence ATGAATAGATTAAAGACGTTTTTTACCCAATATCGCTTATTTTTTCTTTTTTTTATTACGACTATTTTCATTTGGGAATTAGCAGTTCAACTGGAAAAGGTACCTTCATTTATTATTCCAGCACCATCGGCAATATTACTAATGATCATTGAACATAAACAATCACTGTTTGGCGAACATTTAACCGCTACATTAAAGGAAGTTGCCCTTGGATTTATGATTGCCTTAATCGGCGGATCAAGTCTTGCTGTGGCAATGTTTTTTTCAAAGTCTATTGAGAAAATGCTGTATCCAGTTGTGTTAATATCACAAACGATTCCGATTATCGCCCTCTCTCCTGTGTTCGTCTTATGGTTTGGCTATACCATTTGGAGTAAAGTTGCTGTAACTGTTTTAATTACATTCTTTCCAATTGTCGTAAGCACGTATGATGGACTTAAAAACAGTGATCCAGAATATACCGAATTGTTAAAATCAATGGGCGCAAGTCGTTGGCAATTGTTTACTAAAATACAAATTCCAATGGCATTGCCGTCATTTTTCTCAGGTTTGAAGCTTGCGATTGTTTTTTCAGTTGTTGGCGCCACAATCGGGGAATGGCTTGGGGCAAGTGAGGGACTTGGCTATTACAGTAGAAGAATGTCAGGTAATTTGAATGCAGAAGGTGTGTTTGCTGCTGTCACAATCTTATCGTTTTTAGGGATGAGCTTTTTTTTACTCGTGACGATATTAGAACGGCGAATATTAAAATGGAAGCTAGAAAAGAAAAGGTGA
- a CDS encoding ABC transporter ATP-binding protein has product MTLYLHNVTYGIIDNSGNKKNIINKLNLQIDKGTFVSLIGKSGTGKSTIFKLIAGLINAEEGEICVNGHPASLGCVGYMPQRDLLLPWRTVLENLMLVREIQKDSLVTKEKAREWLERVGLLEYENALPSELSGGMRQRVAFLRTVLTGKEVLLLDEPFGALDALTKREMHSWLLSFWQQLNKTIFFITHDLEEAVLLSDKIILLHPNDQAEEFKVELPRPRNAQMIHTVEMIKYRQNLEKRISNE; this is encoded by the coding sequence ATGACGCTTTATTTACATAATGTTACTTATGGAATCATTGATAATTCAGGAAATAAAAAAAATATTATTAACAAATTAAATCTCCAAATAGACAAAGGAACGTTTGTTTCATTAATAGGAAAAAGTGGGACTGGAAAAAGCACAATATTTAAATTAATAGCTGGACTTATTAACGCAGAAGAAGGAGAAATATGTGTGAACGGTCATCCAGCCTCGTTGGGATGTGTCGGTTATATGCCTCAGCGTGATCTTTTGTTGCCGTGGAGAACCGTACTTGAAAACTTAATGCTCGTCAGAGAAATTCAAAAGGACTCACTCGTAACAAAAGAAAAAGCGCGAGAATGGCTGGAACGAGTTGGGTTATTAGAGTATGAAAATGCTCTTCCGTCTGAACTTTCGGGCGGTATGAGACAACGAGTTGCTTTTTTGCGAACAGTGTTAACAGGAAAAGAAGTTTTGTTATTGGATGAACCATTCGGTGCTCTTGATGCCTTAACAAAAAGAGAGATGCATTCATGGCTATTATCATTTTGGCAGCAATTAAATAAAACGATTTTCTTTATTACCCATGATTTAGAGGAAGCCGTATTGTTAAGTGATAAAATTATCCTATTACATCCAAATGATCAAGCAGAAGAGTTTAAAGTAGAACTGCCGCGTCCTAGAAATGCTCAAATGATTCATACAGTAGAAATGATAAAATATCGACAAAATTTGGAGAAGCGAATTTCCAATGAATAG
- a CDS encoding ABC transporter permease codes for MRQWSILLNKEILEMWRSFKWIWVPMTFILLGMMDPLTSYYMPQILDAVGDLPEGTIIEIPTPSAQEVLMMTVNQFNIMGVLVIVLLTMGLISAERKSGVAGMILVKPVSVAYYVTAKWTGALLLLLLSYFLGFLASWYYVGILFEPIPFGDFFIIFMLYGIWLIFVLTVSLFFNAMLKSPGAVAFTSLSVIIILNLVGGLLSHWLKWSPSQLSVYAGSFLTLGELPDEITGTVLISFILIVMLLIFSVFIFRKKELAT; via the coding sequence ATGAGGCAATGGTCGATTTTATTAAATAAAGAAATACTTGAGATGTGGCGGAGCTTTAAATGGATCTGGGTTCCGATGACGTTTATTTTACTAGGAATGATGGATCCGCTAACGTCTTATTATATGCCGCAAATTCTTGATGCAGTAGGAGACCTTCCCGAAGGAACAATTATTGAAATTCCGACTCCAAGTGCACAAGAAGTGTTAATGATGACGGTCAATCAGTTTAACATAATGGGTGTATTAGTCATTGTTTTATTAACAATGGGTTTAATTTCTGCTGAGCGCAAAAGTGGTGTTGCTGGGATGATCTTAGTGAAACCAGTTTCAGTAGCTTATTATGTAACTGCAAAATGGACAGGTGCTCTTTTATTGCTTTTGTTATCATATTTTTTAGGGTTTTTAGCTAGCTGGTATTATGTCGGTATTTTGTTTGAACCTATCCCATTCGGAGATTTTTTCATCATCTTTATGCTTTATGGAATTTGGCTCATATTTGTGTTAACTGTATCGTTATTCTTTAATGCGATGTTAAAGTCACCGGGAGCAGTTGCATTTACCTCTTTATCCGTGATCATTATTTTAAATTTAGTTGGCGGGTTACTTTCTCATTGGCTTAAATGGAGCCCGTCTCAATTATCTGTATATGCTGGCAGCTTTTTAACTTTAGGTGAATTGCCTGATGAGATTACTGGTACTGTTCTCATTTCATTCATTTTAATTGTGATGTTGCTTATTTTCTCAGTATTCATTTTTCGGAAAAAAGAACTTGCAACTTAA